One part of the Quercus lobata isolate SW786 chromosome 7, ValleyOak3.0 Primary Assembly, whole genome shotgun sequence genome encodes these proteins:
- the LOC115951314 gene encoding uncharacterized protein LOC115951314 → MAAAKESNINFTNNQHACEPCRSFGQKCSHIVKKQRAKFYIVRRCIAMLVCWRDRGES, encoded by the coding sequence ATGGCAGCAGCGAAAGAAAGCAACATAAACTTCACTAATAATCAGCACGCGTGTGAGCCCTGCAGATCCTTTGGTCAGAAGTGCAGCCATATTGTGAAGAAACAGCGTGCTAAATTCTACATCGTCAGGCGTTGCATTGCAATGCTTGTGTGTTGGCGTGACCGTGGAGAGTCTTGA
- the LOC115951287 gene encoding syntaxin-81, with protein MSRIRDRTEDLKDAVRQTALSLGYNESKLAAVLASFIIHKPRQRSAFTKAALKTLESIETLEQFMLKHRKDYVDLHRTTEQERDSIEHEVSTFIKACQEQIDILKNSINNEEANSKGWLGVKADATNADTIAHKHGVVLILSERLHSVTTQFDQLRAIRFQDAINKAMPRRKLQRKANSNSVDTSKSSTSELKEPDEFQPDRLRVQQQLLDDETRALQVELTSLLDAVQETETKMVEMSALNHLMSTHVLQQAQQIEVLYDQAVEATKNVELGNKELNQAIQRNSSSRTFLMLFLFVLTFSILFLDWYS; from the exons ATGTCGAGAATCAGAGACAGGACTGAGGATCTGAAGGATGCTGTGCGACAGACTGCTCTTTCTTTAGGATATAATGAG TCGAAATTGGCAGCTGTTTTGGCATCTTTCATTATTCATAAACCTCGGCAAAGGTCAGCTTTCACCAAAGCTGCACTGAAGACG CTCGAAAGCATCGAAACTTTGGAGCAGTTTATGTTGAAACATCGAAAGGATTATGTGGATCTTCATCGCACCACTGAACAGGAGAGAGATAGCATTGAACATGAA GTTAGTACTTTCATTAAAGCATGCCAAGaacaaattgatattttaaaaaacagcATAAACAATGAAGAAGCAAACTCCAAGGGGTGGCTTGGTGTAAAGGCAGATGCTACTAATGCCGATACTATAGCACACAAACATGGCGTG GTTTTGATTTTAAGTGAGAGACTTCATTCGGTCACAACACAATTTGATCAGCTAAGAGCCATACGCTTCCAAGATGCCATTAATAAAGCAATGCCTAGAAGAAAACTTCAGCGCAAGGCCAATTCCAATTCTGTAGATACCTCTAAATCAAGTACATCAGAGCTCAAGGAGCCTGATGAATTTCAACCTGATCGTCTAAGAGTCCAACAGCAGCTTTTGGATGATGAAACACGTGCCCTTCAG GTAGAGTTGACTAGTCTTTTGGATGCAGTTCAAGAAACTGAAACTAAGATGGTGGAAATGTCAGCATTGAATCACCTCATGTCCACCCATGTTCTGCAACAAGCCCAACAGATAGAAGTTCTGTATGATCAG GCAGTTGAAGCTACAAAGAATGTGGAGCTTGGTAACAAAGAATTGAACCAAGCTATCCAGCGTAATAGCAGCAGCAGGACCTTTCTTatgcttttcctttttgtatTGACCTTCTCTATCCTCTTTCTTGATTGGTATAGTTAA